In a single window of the Gemmatimonadota bacterium genome:
- a CDS encoding family 20 glycosylhydrolase, which translates to MPPKGGTTGTARRALPLLALSFLLFATPLPAQLPALAHAVTTAGAWTLPDTIRISWNNKSAEPAEALLREILPRPVAHTDRIPSLSLQIGSAAPGDESYILRVTDSGAVISAPSISGLRWGAQTLRQLIADADSGRVPAMEIRDEPRYPWRGVMLDVGRHFFPVADILRWIDIFARYKLNVFHWHLTDDQGWRLASAKYPRLTSVGGFRIEADGSRSGGFYTAADVRRVVAYAESRGITVVPEIEMPGHARAAIAAYPALGCTGKALPVPNGWGVFDDVLCPTEPTFKFLEGVLTEVLALFPSKYIHIGGDEVPKTRWQECTACLGVIAREKLGDNEGLQRWFTARIASWLKDHGRRMIGWDEILNGGAPDGAVVQAWQGSERIAVALKAGADVIASPSEWVYINRSAEELPLERILKFDPRAGSGDSPRILGGEAPLWTENVTSPVNVELMLFPRLSGFAEVMWRGPTDLAEFTPRLARELPRLAAAGIAVGPSDAALPSIVMSYDSALHALRATVANGIPGVAIRTTRKGRIRDVSEGALSLTDSGTMTLQLMRGTSRIRDARVVSLTNHLAAHKPVSLANPADVRYPGTGPFTLTDGATSVDFHDGLSNGWLGKDLDATIDLGKVTPLRTVALSLLEDVRSWIVYPTSVNVQLSDDGNSWRDGGTVSVNVPTKPEGRSTKVVMVTLPPKSAARWIRVVAKNAGALPSWHPGAGEMSWVFADEVIVR; encoded by the coding sequence GTGCCGCCCAAGGGCGGCACCACCGGAACCGCTCGGCGAGCGCTTCCTCTCCTGGCCCTCTCCTTTCTTCTCTTCGCCACCCCCCTCCCCGCCCAACTCCCCGCCCTCGCACACGCGGTCACCACCGCTGGCGCCTGGACGCTCCCCGACACCATTCGGATCTCCTGGAACAACAAGAGCGCCGAGCCGGCCGAAGCACTGCTCCGGGAGATCTTGCCGCGCCCGGTCGCGCACACCGATCGGATCCCGAGCCTCTCGCTCCAGATCGGCAGCGCGGCACCGGGCGACGAGAGCTATATCCTCAGGGTCACCGACAGCGGCGCGGTAATCTCGGCGCCAAGCATCTCGGGGTTGAGATGGGGCGCGCAGACGCTGCGTCAGCTCATCGCCGACGCCGATTCTGGGCGCGTGCCAGCAATGGAGATCCGCGACGAGCCGAGGTATCCCTGGCGCGGCGTGATGCTCGACGTCGGCCGCCATTTCTTTCCCGTGGCCGACATCCTTCGCTGGATCGACATCTTCGCCCGCTACAAGCTCAATGTCTTCCACTGGCACCTCACCGACGACCAAGGCTGGCGGCTCGCCAGCGCGAAGTACCCGCGGCTCACCTCCGTCGGTGGCTTCCGCATCGAGGCCGACGGCTCCCGGTCGGGCGGCTTCTACACCGCGGCCGACGTGAGGCGGGTCGTCGCCTACGCCGAATCGCGCGGAATCACGGTGGTCCCCGAGATCGAGATGCCCGGCCACGCCCGCGCCGCAATTGCGGCGTACCCGGCGTTGGGGTGCACCGGAAAGGCGCTGCCGGTGCCGAATGGCTGGGGCGTCTTCGACGACGTCCTCTGCCCGACCGAACCGACCTTCAAATTCCTCGAGGGCGTGCTCACCGAGGTGCTGGCGCTCTTCCCGTCGAAATACATCCATATCGGCGGCGATGAGGTTCCCAAGACGCGCTGGCAGGAGTGTACCGCCTGTTTGGGCGTAATCGCCCGCGAAAAGCTTGGTGACAATGAAGGATTGCAGCGCTGGTTCACGGCGCGCATCGCCAGCTGGCTCAAGGATCACGGCCGCCGGATGATCGGCTGGGATGAAATTCTTAACGGCGGCGCGCCCGATGGGGCCGTGGTGCAGGCGTGGCAGGGAAGCGAGCGGATTGCCGTCGCACTCAAGGCCGGCGCCGACGTGATCGCGTCGCCGAGTGAGTGGGTCTACATCAATCGCTCGGCCGAGGAACTTCCGCTCGAACGGATCCTGAAATTCGATCCGCGCGCCGGCTCCGGCGACTCCCCGCGCATCCTCGGCGGCGAGGCGCCGCTCTGGACCGAGAACGTCACCTCCCCCGTCAATGTCGAGTTGATGCTCTTCCCGCGGCTCAGCGGATTCGCCGAGGTGATGTGGCGCGGACCGACCGACCTGGCCGAATTTACGCCCCGACTCGCGCGTGAATTGCCACGCCTCGCCGCCGCGGGAATCGCCGTCGGACCATCCGACGCGGCGCTGCCGAGCATCGTGATGAGCTACGACTCCGCGCTGCACGCTCTGCGCGCGACCGTGGCGAACGGTATTCCGGGCGTGGCAATTCGCACGACCAGAAAGGGGCGCATCCGTGACGTTTCGGAGGGTGCGCTCTCACTCACCGACAGCGGCACAATGACGCTGCAACTGATGCGCGGCACCAGCCGGATTCGCGACGCGCGCGTGGTATCGCTCACGAATCATCTCGCCGCGCACAAGCCGGTATCGCTCGCAAACCCAGCAGACGTGCGCTATCCCGGGACCGGCCCCTTCACGCTCACCGATGGCGCGACCAGCGTCGACTTCCACGACGGTCTGTCGAACGGCTGGCTGGGGAAGGATCTCGACGCGACGATCGACCTCGGCAAAGTCACCCCGCTGCGTACGGTGGCATTGTCATTGCTAGAAGATGTTCGGAGCTGGATCGTCTACCCGACGTCGGTGAATGTCCAACTCTCGGATGACGGAAATTCCTGGCGCGATGGCGGCACCGTGAGCGTGAATGTGCCGACCAAACCGGAAGGGCGATCGACGAAAGTGGTGATGGTTACTCTGCCGCCGAAGAGTGCGGCGCGCTGGATCAGGGTGGTCGCGAAGAACGCCGGTGCGCTGCCGAGCTGGCACCCGGGCGCCGGAGAAATGAGCTGGGTCTTTGCAGATGAGGTAATCGTCCGATAG
- a CDS encoding copper homeostasis protein CutC yields the protein MPRSRGTGITESVELGLPVKRRPVPPKGGTTDGDLELLIEACVDTVQSAINAQAGGADRIELCDNLADAGTTPSHGTMVAALAALDIPVFPIIRLRGGGFVYSAAELAVMRLDVVHAREVGCDGVVVGALTDHGDVDVNAVMILKEAAGDLPITFHRAFDVCADPVIALETLIDLGIHRILTSGQRETAWQGREIIAALRRQAEGRIVIMAGGGVDESNAGDLVRETGVSEIHVRGTMPWREVMNFHEEPVPFRRNLSEDETVRFVTDPVRIGAIRA from the coding sequence GTGCCGCGCTCGCGCGGCACCGGTATTACCGAATCAGTTGAGCTTGGACTCCCAGTGAAGCGAAGACCGGTGCCGCCCAAGGGCGGCACCACCGACGGAGATCTCGAATTGCTAATCGAAGCCTGCGTCGACACCGTACAGTCCGCGATCAACGCCCAGGCGGGCGGGGCCGACCGGATCGAGCTCTGCGACAATCTCGCCGACGCGGGCACCACCCCCTCCCACGGGACGATGGTCGCGGCGCTCGCCGCGCTCGATATCCCGGTCTTTCCGATCATCCGGCTCCGCGGCGGCGGCTTTGTCTATAGCGCGGCCGAACTCGCGGTGATGCGCCTCGATGTCGTCCACGCTCGCGAGGTGGGCTGCGACGGGGTCGTCGTCGGCGCCCTCACCGACCATGGCGACGTCGACGTCAACGCGGTGATGATCCTCAAGGAGGCCGCGGGGGATTTGCCGATCACATTCCACCGCGCCTTCGATGTCTGCGCCGATCCGGTCATCGCGCTGGAGACGCTCATCGACCTTGGAATCCACCGAATCCTGACCTCGGGGCAGCGGGAGACGGCGTGGCAGGGGCGGGAAATCATCGCCGCGCTGCGGCGGCAGGCCGAGGGGCGGATCGTGATCATGGCCGGCGGGGGGGTGGATGAGAGCAACGCCGGAGACCTGGTGCGCGAGACCGGCGTGAGCGAGATCCATGTGCGCGGGACGATGCCGTGGCGCGAGGTGATGAACTTCCACGAGGAGCCGGTGCCGTTCCGGCGAAATCTGTCGGAGGATGAGACGGTGCGCTTCGTGACGGATCCGGTGCGGATTGGGGCGATCAGGGCG
- a CDS encoding DUF1080 domain-containing protein: MFRRALTSVVASALPAALIIACGGNSQRAALPPEPTGPNTITSEERRDGWKLLFDGNSTTGWHSYKQATAVGWAAQNGELYHTTGGADLVSDQQYDSFELQLDWKVATGGNSGIFWWANEGTAEIYENAPEMQILDNTGHPDGKSPMTAAGSLYGLYPTQIALAKPVGEWNHARLIVKGSKVEQWLNGVKVVTADFDSKEMKDKIASTKFKAWPTFGKSRRGHIGLQFHGTPIWFRNIVIKEYVR, from the coding sequence ATGTTTCGACGCGCGCTGACCAGCGTCGTCGCGTCCGCCCTTCCCGCCGCGCTGATCATCGCGTGTGGTGGGAACAGCCAGCGCGCCGCCCTCCCGCCCGAGCCCACCGGCCCGAATACCATCACGTCAGAGGAACGCCGCGACGGCTGGAAACTCCTCTTCGACGGCAACTCGACGACGGGGTGGCATAGCTACAAGCAGGCCACGGCCGTCGGCTGGGCCGCCCAGAACGGTGAGCTCTACCACACCACCGGTGGCGCCGACCTGGTGAGCGATCAGCAGTATGACTCGTTCGAGCTGCAGCTCGACTGGAAGGTCGCCACCGGCGGCAACAGCGGGATCTTCTGGTGGGCCAACGAAGGCACCGCCGAGATCTACGAGAACGCGCCCGAGATGCAGATCCTCGACAACACCGGTCACCCCGACGGCAAGTCGCCGATGACCGCGGCCGGCTCGCTCTACGGTCTCTACCCGACGCAGATCGCCCTCGCCAAGCCGGTCGGCGAATGGAACCACGCCCGGCTCATCGTGAAGGGGAGCAAGGTCGAGCAGTGGCTCAACGGCGTGAAGGTGGTGACCGCTGACTTCGACTCGAAGGAGATGAAGGACAAGATCGCGAGCACCAAGTTCAAGGCGTGGCCCACCTTCGGGAAGTCGCGTCGCGGGCACATCGGCCTGCAGTTCCACGGCACGCCGATCTGGTTCCGCAATATCGTGATCAAGGAATACGTGCGATGA
- a CDS encoding Gfo/Idh/MocA family oxidoreductase produces MPTRRDFVKSSAASAAAFTIVPRHVLGGPGFTAPSDMVRYAAIGIGGKGDQDVQGIAKAGASVAALCDVDWKQGRRNFARFPDAKRFKDYREMLDKMGSEIDAVSVTIPDHGHAAAVMAALRLNKHVFCQKPLTRTLGETRAIMAEAKKRNLMTQMGNQGHAGIGTRMLREWYEAGAIGEIKEVHYWTNRPIWPQGFNPDQLAYNVPPTLDWNLWLGPSGDRPYSPLIAPFNWRGYWDYGTGALGDIACHAMDAAFWTFDLRNPTKISPDSTALFEETAPKSSRIDYEFPATASRPAIKVSWRDGGMWPPKPAQLTEADTWPMGADGGQMWVGKDGAMVADIYGDNPRLLDAKKMDQFTRTPAPIKYPRSAGVYAEWINAITNKGPQPMSNFAGHSGPLTEMVLYGCVAVRAGRILELGPDGMIKTELPKEWVSPTYRSGFSL; encoded by the coding sequence ATGCCGACACGCAGAGATTTCGTAAAATCCTCCGCCGCCTCCGCTGCCGCATTCACCATCGTGCCACGCCACGTGCTCGGCGGGCCGGGGTTTACCGCGCCGAGTGATATGGTGCGCTACGCGGCGATCGGGATCGGCGGCAAGGGCGACCAGGACGTGCAGGGGATCGCCAAGGCCGGTGCGTCGGTCGCGGCGCTCTGCGACGTCGACTGGAAGCAGGGGCGCCGGAACTTCGCGCGCTTCCCCGACGCGAAGCGCTTCAAGGATTACCGCGAGATGCTCGACAAGATGGGAAGCGAGATCGACGCGGTGAGCGTGACCATCCCCGACCACGGCCACGCGGCCGCGGTGATGGCGGCGCTGCGGCTCAACAAGCATGTCTTCTGCCAGAAGCCGCTGACGCGCACGCTGGGCGAGACGCGCGCGATCATGGCCGAAGCGAAGAAGCGGAACCTGATGACCCAGATGGGGAACCAGGGCCACGCCGGGATCGGGACGCGGATGCTGCGCGAGTGGTATGAGGCCGGCGCCATCGGCGAGATCAAGGAAGTGCACTACTGGACCAACCGGCCGATCTGGCCGCAGGGCTTCAACCCCGATCAGCTCGCCTACAACGTCCCGCCGACGCTGGACTGGAATCTCTGGCTCGGCCCCTCGGGTGATCGGCCGTATTCGCCGCTGATCGCGCCGTTCAACTGGCGCGGCTACTGGGATTACGGCACCGGCGCGCTCGGCGACATCGCCTGCCACGCGATGGACGCGGCGTTCTGGACTTTCGACCTGCGCAACCCGACCAAGATTTCGCCCGACAGCACCGCCCTCTTCGAAGAGACGGCGCCGAAGAGCTCGCGGATCGACTACGAGTTCCCGGCGACCGCGTCACGGCCGGCCATCAAGGTGTCGTGGCGCGACGGCGGAATGTGGCCGCCGAAGCCGGCGCAGCTCACCGAGGCCGATACCTGGCCGATGGGCGCCGACGGCGGGCAGATGTGGGTCGGCAAGGATGGCGCGATGGTCGCCGACATCTACGGCGACAACCCGCGGCTCCTCGACGCGAAGAAGATGGATCAGTTCACCAGGACCCCCGCGCCGATCAAGTACCCGCGTTCGGCCGGTGTCTATGCCGAATGGATCAACGCGATCACCAACAAGGGCCCGCAGCCGATGTCGAACTTCGCGGGTCACTCGGGGCCGCTGACCGAGATGGTGCTCTACGGCTGCGTCGCGGTGCGGGCCGGGCGGATTCTCGAGCTCGGGCCGGATGGGATGATCAAGACCGAGCTGCCGAAGGAGTGGGTCTCGCCGACTTATCGGAGCGGCTTCTCGCTCTAG
- a CDS encoding nucleoside permease, with amino-acid sequence MSARLRLQVMMFLQYFIWGSWAVTLGTYLGTTLKFEGAQIGLIYGTTAIAAIVSPFFMGTVADRFLPTEKMLAALHLVGAALLYYVSLQTTFATMYVGMLLYALCYMPTLALTNSLSMSHLKDAAAEFGSIRVLGTLGWIAVGLLLGKLAVDATATPLLIAAGASAVLGVFSFVLPHTPPPAKGKPFSWRDAVGVDALALLKDSSFTVFMIGSFLLCIPLQFYYAFANLFLNEVGVANAAGKMTMGQMSEVAFMLAIGVLLRKFGIRIILLVAMLAWAARYFLFSMGDATNGVWMLYIGLLLHGVCYDFFFVSGQIYVDQQAGPKIRAAAQGFIALVTLGFGNFAGSWLSGMIVDAHKTPTGHDWTAIWRVPAIGALVIFAIFALLFKPKQTAVAG; translated from the coding sequence ATGAGCGCGCGCCTCCGGCTCCAGGTGATGATGTTCCTGCAGTACTTCATCTGGGGCTCCTGGGCCGTGACCCTCGGCACCTACCTCGGCACCACGCTGAAGTTCGAAGGGGCCCAGATCGGGCTCATCTACGGCACCACCGCCATCGCCGCGATCGTCTCGCCCTTCTTCATGGGCACCGTCGCCGATCGCTTCCTCCCCACCGAAAAGATGCTCGCCGCGCTGCACCTCGTGGGTGCGGCACTGCTCTACTACGTGTCGCTGCAGACGACGTTTGCGACGATGTACGTGGGAATGCTCCTCTACGCGCTCTGCTACATGCCGACGCTCGCGCTCACCAACTCGCTGTCGATGAGCCACCTGAAGGACGCTGCCGCCGAATTCGGTTCGATCCGCGTCCTCGGCACCCTCGGCTGGATCGCGGTTGGCCTGCTGCTCGGCAAGCTCGCCGTCGATGCGACCGCGACGCCACTGCTGATTGCCGCCGGTGCCTCCGCTGTGCTCGGTGTCTTCTCGTTCGTGCTGCCGCACACGCCGCCGCCCGCCAAGGGGAAGCCGTTCTCGTGGCGTGACGCGGTCGGTGTCGATGCGCTGGCACTCCTGAAAGACAGCTCGTTCACCGTCTTCATGATCGGCTCCTTCCTGCTCTGCATCCCGCTCCAGTTCTACTACGCCTTCGCGAACCTCTTCCTCAACGAGGTGGGCGTCGCGAATGCTGCGGGCAAGATGACGATGGGGCAGATGTCGGAAGTCGCCTTCATGCTCGCGATCGGCGTGCTGCTGCGGAAGTTCGGCATCCGGATCATTCTGCTCGTCGCAATGCTCGCATGGGCCGCACGGTACTTCCTGTTCAGCATGGGCGACGCCACCAACGGCGTCTGGATGCTCTACATCGGCCTGCTGCTGCACGGCGTCTGCTATGACTTCTTCTTCGTCTCAGGCCAGATCTATGTCGATCAACAGGCCGGCCCGAAGATTCGCGCGGCCGCGCAGGGCTTCATCGCGCTGGTGACGCTCGGCTTCGGCAACTTCGCCGGCTCGTGGCTCAGCGGGATGATCGTCGATGCGCACAAGACGCCAACCGGTCACGACTGGACTGCGATCTGGCGGGTGCCGGCGATCGGGGCGTTGGTGATCTTTGCGATCTTTGCGTTGCTCTTTAAGCCGAAGCAGACAGCAGTGGCAGGATGA
- a CDS encoding protein kinase, translated as MDPKTQLQEHLGAAFRIERELGGGGMSRVFVAEEVRLSRKVVIKVLSPELVQGLNADRFEREILLAASLQQANIVPVLAAGEVDGLPYFTMPFVEGESLRTRLGGAGLPIADVLAILRDVAKALAYAHGRGIVHRDIKPDNVLLSGGTAVVTDFGIAKALSASRNEVGGTLTSVGTSIGTPAYMAPEQIAGDPNIDHRVDLYALGCMAYELLAGKSPFADRTPPKMLAAHLSETPVSIGSLRGDSPAGLNALVMRLLQKDPADRTQNANEVLRSLDSMSTASAPTLSLSAPGMFPKVLGLYVVATAIVALLAKAAVVGIGLPDWVFPGAVGVMLLGLPMLLATAYVKRVARHAVTATPTLTPGGTMVPKVMSGTMATIALKANPHMSWRKTARGGVYAMGAFVVLVAAFMTMRAFGIGPFGSLLATGSLKADAPVVLADISSAPEDSSLAQIVGEAVRTSVSQSTSIRVLDKAAVGGYLAQMQRDPATPLDAAVAKEVAMRAGAGAILNGKLARAGSGYAISLELVSAEGGASLASYQATADGNKDLLAAVDGLAKKLRGKIGESLKQVQRAVPMEEATTANFEALRKYTEGARLNDNTSDPDGAVALLREAVALDSTFALAWRKLGVALFNAGAAISSQDSALDMAMKYADKVPDREKYLIQAFYYENHSKASRRDKAAEAYRKVYQIDSLNSTALNQLMIGYGQSRQYDSALVYARRQAVANPTVATAMRVPEYLAKQGKFDEADHVRDSVLKADPSAATNTQFLRNKFMVAAGRGRQDSVDVVMQEFMKLKSVPAQNSIRFAMANFSMLAGKLKQAIAVDSQRIAVAVSRGSAAPIYGLLQAEFDIEMRGKPAEGLKRLDAILASKAWAQADVTQRQYLYLAHLYALAGESAKARSLVARFKAEDPGEANAAYTIQPLNQTEGDIALAEGKATEAVAFFRKAEVQEDGSPVECDACTYFDLARAFDKAGQPDSARIYFEKYLAVPRVQDRRLPVEGRARAVIEKRLGELYDSRNERAKAIEHYAAFVDQWKDADAELQPVVATVRQRLTELRGREGK; from the coding sequence GTGGATCCCAAGACCCAGCTGCAAGAACACCTTGGAGCGGCCTTCCGGATCGAGCGCGAGCTCGGCGGCGGCGGCATGTCGCGCGTCTTCGTCGCCGAAGAAGTCCGCCTCTCCCGCAAGGTCGTCATCAAGGTCCTCTCGCCCGAACTTGTCCAGGGCCTCAACGCCGACCGCTTCGAGCGCGAGATCCTGCTGGCCGCGTCGCTCCAGCAGGCCAACATCGTCCCGGTGCTCGCGGCCGGTGAGGTCGATGGCCTGCCGTATTTCACGATGCCGTTCGTCGAAGGCGAATCGCTCCGCACCCGCCTCGGCGGCGCCGGACTGCCGATCGCCGACGTGCTCGCTATTCTCCGCGACGTGGCGAAGGCGCTCGCCTACGCCCACGGCCGCGGGATTGTCCACCGCGACATCAAGCCCGACAACGTCCTGCTCTCGGGCGGCACGGCGGTCGTCACCGACTTCGGTATTGCCAAGGCACTGAGCGCCTCGCGCAACGAGGTTGGCGGCACGCTCACCTCTGTGGGCACCAGCATTGGCACCCCGGCCTACATGGCCCCCGAGCAGATCGCCGGCGATCCGAACATCGATCACCGCGTCGATCTCTATGCCCTTGGCTGCATGGCCTACGAGCTCCTCGCGGGGAAGTCACCCTTTGCCGATCGCACCCCGCCGAAGATGCTCGCCGCGCACCTGAGCGAAACGCCAGTCAGCATTGGCTCGCTCCGCGGCGATTCACCCGCCGGGCTCAACGCGCTGGTGATGCGGCTGCTGCAGAAGGACCCTGCCGATCGGACCCAGAACGCCAACGAGGTTCTCCGCTCACTCGACTCGATGAGCACTGCCTCGGCGCCGACCCTCTCCCTCTCGGCGCCGGGGATGTTCCCCAAGGTGCTCGGCCTCTATGTGGTGGCGACCGCGATCGTCGCCCTCCTCGCGAAGGCGGCCGTCGTCGGCATCGGCCTCCCCGATTGGGTCTTCCCCGGCGCCGTCGGCGTGATGCTCCTTGGCCTCCCGATGCTGCTCGCGACCGCCTACGTGAAGCGCGTCGCGCGCCACGCCGTGACCGCGACGCCGACGCTCACTCCCGGCGGCACCATGGTGCCGAAGGTGATGAGCGGCACGATGGCGACGATCGCCCTCAAGGCGAATCCGCATATGTCGTGGCGGAAGACGGCGCGCGGCGGTGTCTACGCGATGGGTGCCTTCGTGGTGCTGGTCGCGGCGTTCATGACGATGCGCGCGTTTGGCATCGGGCCATTCGGTTCACTTCTCGCGACGGGTTCACTCAAGGCCGATGCACCGGTGGTGCTCGCCGACATCAGCTCTGCGCCGGAAGATTCTTCCCTCGCGCAGATCGTCGGTGAGGCCGTACGCACCAGCGTGAGCCAGTCGACCTCCATTCGCGTGCTCGACAAGGCCGCGGTCGGGGGCTATCTGGCGCAGATGCAGCGCGACCCTGCGACGCCGCTCGATGCCGCCGTGGCGAAGGAAGTCGCGATGCGGGCCGGCGCCGGCGCGATCCTTAACGGCAAGCTCGCGCGCGCAGGCTCGGGGTACGCCATCTCGCTCGAGCTGGTGAGCGCAGAAGGGGGCGCGTCGCTCGCGTCATATCAGGCGACTGCCGATGGCAACAAGGATCTGCTTGCGGCGGTCGATGGTCTCGCCAAGAAGCTTCGCGGCAAGATCGGCGAGTCGCTGAAGCAGGTGCAGCGCGCAGTGCCGATGGAAGAGGCCACCACAGCCAACTTCGAGGCGCTGCGCAAGTACACCGAGGGCGCGAGACTCAACGACAACACCAGCGACCCCGACGGCGCCGTGGCCCTGCTGCGTGAAGCGGTCGCGCTCGATTCCACCTTCGCACTCGCCTGGCGCAAACTTGGCGTGGCGCTCTTCAATGCTGGCGCCGCGATTTCTTCTCAGGACTCCGCGCTCGACATGGCGATGAAGTACGCCGACAAGGTCCCCGATCGCGAGAAGTACCTGATTCAGGCGTTCTACTACGAGAATCACAGCAAGGCGTCGCGACGCGACAAGGCCGCCGAAGCGTACCGCAAGGTGTACCAGATCGACTCGCTGAACAGCACGGCGCTGAACCAGCTGATGATTGGCTACGGGCAATCGCGGCAATACGACAGTGCCCTGGTCTACGCCAGGCGGCAGGCCGTGGCCAACCCGACCGTGGCCACCGCGATGCGGGTCCCCGAGTATCTCGCCAAGCAAGGCAAATTTGACGAAGCCGACCACGTGCGCGACTCGGTGCTCAAGGCCGATCCGTCGGCCGCCACCAACACCCAGTTCTTGCGAAACAAGTTCATGGTCGCCGCAGGTCGCGGCCGTCAGGACTCCGTGGATGTCGTGATGCAGGAGTTCATGAAGCTCAAGTCGGTGCCGGCCCAGAACAGTATCCGCTTCGCGATGGCCAATTTTTCGATGTTGGCGGGTAAGCTGAAGCAGGCGATCGCTGTCGACTCCCAACGCATTGCGGTGGCGGTGAGCCGGGGTTCGGCCGCACCGATCTATGGGCTCTTGCAGGCCGAGTTTGACATCGAGATGCGCGGCAAGCCGGCGGAGGGTCTGAAGCGGCTCGACGCGATCCTGGCGAGCAAGGCGTGGGCGCAGGCTGACGTCACCCAGCGGCAGTATCTGTACCTGGCACACCTCTATGCTCTCGCGGGTGAGTCGGCCAAGGCACGGTCCCTTGTCGCACGGTTCAAGGCGGAGGACCCTGGTGAGGCCAATGCAGCCTATACCATCCAGCCACTGAATCAGACCGAAGGCGACATCGCGCTCGCGGAAGGGAAGGCCACCGAAGCGGTGGCGTTTTTCCGCAAGGCCGAGGTCCAGGAAGATGGGTCGCCGGTCGAGTGCGATGCTTGCACGTACTTCGACCTCGCTCGCGCCTTCGACAAGGCCGGTCAGCCCGACTCCGCGCGCATCTACTTCGAGAAGTATCTCGCGGTGCCGCGGGTGCAGGACCGTCGCCTCCCCGTCGAGGGGCGCGCCCGCGCCGTGATCGAGAAGCGGCTCGGCGAGCTCTACGACTCGCGGAACGAGCGCGCCAAGGCGATCGAGCACTACGCCGCCTTCGTCGATCAGTGGAAGGACGCCGACGCCGAGCTGCAGCCGGTGGTGGCGACGGTGCGGCAGCGGCTGACTGAGTTGCGTGGGCGCGAGGGGAAGTAG
- a CDS encoding M20/M25/M40 family metallo-hydrolase, producing MRRTILLVASVLALATPLAAQEPLDRATLAKIRDEALNRSQVAETFNQIANVVGPRLTGSPAYKQAADWSAAELKKNGLSAVHLESWPFGRGWALDKLTLEMTEPWYFPLTGFPEAWSPSTKGELLGSPIYLGDDADSNAVRARGTTLRGAIILATAPQTQFITADRAEPSLTDSAVRIGAPAFFNARTPAPGGAMNRILRDLGAGVVLRPTQGQHGTSFVLGNRATPLDAAPSIILLAEHYNLLVNIAKSGTPVKLRVRVDTRSFTADTNGYNVIAEIPGTDLKDEVVLLGAHLDSWHSATGATDNADAAASLIEAMRVLKASGLKPRRTIRMALWGGEEEGLLGSRAYAAAHYAGDANATAREKLTLYLNSDPGTGPIYGWYMEEKPAAKSIFDAWLEPLKDLGARRNVIAKIGNTDHLTFAALGVPAFNSLQDYRDYDTRDHHTNQDFVERVKIDDLKQNAAMLAWFAWQAANRNEKIPR from the coding sequence ATGCGCCGAACGATTCTCCTCGTGGCTTCCGTCCTCGCCCTCGCGACCCCCCTCGCCGCGCAAGAACCGCTCGACCGCGCCACCCTCGCGAAGATCCGCGACGAAGCGCTGAACCGCTCGCAGGTCGCCGAGACCTTCAACCAGATCGCCAACGTCGTGGGTCCTCGGCTCACCGGCAGCCCGGCGTACAAGCAGGCCGCCGACTGGAGCGCGGCGGAGCTCAAGAAGAACGGGCTGAGCGCGGTCCACCTCGAGAGCTGGCCCTTCGGCCGCGGCTGGGCGCTGGACAAACTCACCCTCGAGATGACCGAGCCCTGGTACTTCCCGCTCACCGGCTTCCCCGAGGCGTGGAGCCCCTCCACCAAGGGCGAGCTCCTTGGGAGCCCGATCTACCTCGGCGACGACGCCGACTCCAATGCGGTTCGTGCCCGAGGCACCACCCTGCGTGGCGCCATCATCCTCGCGACCGCACCGCAGACACAGTTCATCACCGCCGACCGCGCCGAACCATCGCTCACCGATTCGGCGGTGCGCATCGGCGCGCCGGCCTTCTTCAACGCTCGCACCCCCGCGCCCGGCGGCGCGATGAATCGCATTCTCCGTGATCTAGGCGCAGGCGTGGTGCTTCGCCCGACACAGGGGCAGCACGGCACCTCGTTCGTGCTCGGAAATCGCGCGACGCCACTCGATGCCGCGCCGTCGATCATTCTGCTCGCCGAGCACTACAATCTCCTGGTAAACATCGCGAAGAGCGGCACGCCGGTGAAGCTTCGCGTCCGCGTCGATACCCGCTCGTTCACCGCCGACACCAACGGCTACAACGTCATCGCCGAAATCCCCGGCACCGATCTCAAGGATGAAGTCGTCCTGCTCGGCGCCCATCTCGACTCCTGGCACTCCGCCACAGGTGCGACCGACAACGCCGATGCCGCTGCGTCATTAATTGAAGCGATGCGTGTGTTGAAGGCCAGCGGCCTCAAGCCGCGCCGCACTATCCGGATGGCGCTCTGGGGCGGCGAAGAGGAAGGGCTCCTCGGCTCCCGCGCCTACGCCGCCGCCCACTACGCCGGCGACGCCAACGCGACCGCCCGCGAGAAGCTCACCCTCTATCTCAACTCCGATCCTGGCACCGGCCCGATCTACGGCTGGTATATGGAGGAGAAGCCGGCAGCGAAGTCGATCTTCGATGCCTGGCTCGAGCCGCTGAAAGACCTCGGCGCCCGCCGCAACGTCATCGCCAAAATCGGCAACACCGATCACCTCACCTTCGCCGCCCTCGGCGTTCCCGCCTTCAACTCGCTCCAGGACTACCGCGACTACGACACCCGCGATCACCACACCAACCAGGACTTCGTCGAGCGCGTCAAGATCGACGACCTGAAGCAGAACGCCGCGATGCTGGCGTGGTTTGCGTGGCAGGCGGCGAACAGGAATGAGAAGATTCCCCGTTAG